In Silene latifolia isolate original U9 population chromosome 3, ASM4854445v1, whole genome shotgun sequence, a single window of DNA contains:
- the LOC141647773 gene encoding glutathione S-transferase U8-like, protein MADKNRNTIMADPELKLLGVWCSPFSRRIEIALNLKGIPYEYIEEDLHNKSPELLKYNHVHKQVPVLVIQGVPIAESLVILEYIDDTWKDKPLFPQQPYDKAMARFWAKFIDDKCLPSLRKALWGPEKEEEKSEEEARNNLKELEKELKGKKFFGGENIGYLDIVANFIAYWLDAIQQASGKQIFTRHQFPTLSKWKDDFLNCNAVKQKLPPWDRLVVYYQIRIEAAKALN, encoded by the exons ATGGCAGACAAAAACAGAAATACAATAATGGCTGATCCGGAGCTGAAGCTTCTTGGTGTATGGTGCAGTCCATTCAGTCGAAGAATAGAGATTGCCCTTAATTTAAAGGGCATACCCTATGAATACATTGAAGAAGATCTCCATAACAAAAGCCCGGAGCTCTTGAAATACAATCATGTTCATAAACAGGTACCAGTTCTTGTGATCCAAGGAGTTCCCATCGCCGAATCACTCGTCATTTTGGAATACATTGATGATACATGGAAAGATAAACCTCTGTTCCCACAACAACCTTATGACAAAGCAATGGCACGCTTCTGGGCTAAATTCATTGATGATAAG TGCTTGCCGTCACTAAGGAAGGCATTGTGGGGAccagagaaagaagaagaaaagtcgGAAGAAGAGGCGCGTAACAACTTAAAAGAACTAGAAAAGGAGCTGAAAGGGAAGAAGTTTTTTGGAGGTGAAAATATAGGATATTTGGACATTGTTGCCAACTTCATTGCGTATTGGCTTGATGCTATTCAACAAGCAAGTggtaaacaaatattcacaagacaCCAATTCCCGACCTTAAGTAAATGGAAGGATGATTTCTTGAATTGCAATGCTGTCAAACAAAAGTTGCCTCCTTGGGATCGTCTTGTTGTTTACTACCAAATTCGTATTGAAGCTGCCAAAGCCCTCAACTAA